Proteins from a single region of Hymenobacter aquaticus:
- a CDS encoding amino acid permease — protein sequence MANIFAKKPLAQLLGEANSTGHGTLKRTLGAGNLVALGVGAIIGAGLFVRTAAAAAQASGPGVTLAFVVAAIGCVFAGLCYAEFAAMIPIAGSAYTYAYTTMGEFVAWIIGWALIMEYALGAATVSIAWSEYLNKLLEAFHMAPISYELSHSPFESAAINGVMHSGIINLPALLIIVALSLLLIKGTQESALFNAVVVFLKVAIVLVFIAVGWQFINPANHTPYLIPENAEPVKNAAGTVVREYTEWNKHGWGGILGGAAIVFFAFIGFDAVSTAAQEAKNPKRDMPIGILGSLAVCTVLYILFGHVLTGVASWREFADPALGGEASVTYAIKAHMPGYEWLGTAVTMAILLGFSSVILVMLMGQSRVFFSMAKDGLMPKAFSELHPRFGTPYKSNLALLVFVGAFAAFVPGSLAGDLTSFGTLLAFVLVSAGVWIMRRSDPGQHRPFRAPLSSPSFPFVPIMGILVCTLMILALDAFTLKVAMGWMLLGFIVYFLYGKRNSMLQKGIVVVPTEMEEQAFIEPDVHNR from the coding sequence ATGGCAAACATTTTCGCCAAAAAACCACTGGCTCAGCTACTGGGCGAGGCTAACTCCACCGGGCATGGCACGCTGAAGCGCACGCTGGGCGCCGGCAACCTGGTCGCGCTGGGCGTGGGCGCCATTATTGGCGCGGGCCTGTTTGTGCGCACGGCCGCCGCCGCGGCCCAGGCCTCGGGTCCGGGCGTGACGCTGGCGTTTGTGGTAGCGGCCATCGGCTGCGTATTCGCGGGCCTGTGCTACGCCGAGTTTGCCGCCATGATTCCCATTGCCGGCTCGGCCTACACCTACGCCTACACCACGATGGGCGAGTTTGTGGCCTGGATTATCGGCTGGGCCCTGATTATGGAATACGCCCTGGGGGCCGCCACGGTGTCTATTGCCTGGAGCGAATACCTGAACAAGCTCTTGGAGGCGTTTCATATGGCGCCGATATCCTATGAGCTTAGCCACTCACCCTTCGAAAGCGCCGCCATCAACGGGGTGATGCACAGCGGCATTATCAACCTGCCCGCCCTGCTGATTATCGTGGCCCTGAGCCTGCTGCTGATTAAAGGCACCCAGGAATCGGCGCTGTTCAACGCCGTGGTGGTGTTCCTGAAAGTGGCCATCGTGCTGGTATTCATTGCCGTGGGCTGGCAGTTCATCAACCCCGCCAACCACACGCCCTACCTGATTCCCGAAAACGCGGAGCCCGTGAAAAACGCGGCCGGCACCGTCGTGCGCGAGTACACGGAGTGGAACAAGCACGGCTGGGGCGGTATCCTGGGCGGTGCGGCCATTGTGTTCTTCGCCTTCATCGGGTTCGATGCCGTGAGCACTGCGGCCCAGGAAGCCAAGAACCCCAAGCGCGACATGCCCATCGGTATCCTCGGCTCGCTGGCCGTGTGCACCGTGCTCTACATCCTGTTTGGCCACGTGCTGACGGGCGTTGCCAGCTGGCGCGAATTTGCCGACCCGGCTTTGGGCGGCGAGGCTTCCGTAACCTACGCCATCAAGGCGCACATGCCCGGCTACGAGTGGCTCGGTACGGCCGTGACCATGGCTATTCTGCTGGGTTTCTCGTCGGTAATCCTGGTGATGCTGATGGGACAGAGCCGCGTGTTTTTCTCGATGGCCAAAGACGGCCTGATGCCTAAAGCCTTTTCCGAGCTGCATCCCCGCTTCGGCACGCCTTATAAGTCGAACCTGGCCCTGCTGGTGTTTGTGGGCGCGTTTGCCGCCTTCGTGCCCGGCTCCCTGGCCGGCGACCTGACCTCGTTCGGGACGCTGCTGGCCTTCGTGCTGGTATCGGCCGGCGTCTGGATCATGCGCCGCTCCGACCCCGGGCAGCACCGCCCGTTCCGCGCGCCGCTGTCGTCGCCCTCGTTCCCCTTCGTGCCTATTATGGGCATTCTGGTGTGCACGCTGATGATTCTGGCCCTGGATGCCTTCACCCTGAAGGTGGCTATGGGCTGGATGCTGCTGGGCTTCATCGTGTACTTCCTCTACGGCAAGCGCAACTCCATGCTCCAGAAGGGCATCGTGGTGGTGCCCACCGAAATGGAAGAGCAGGCCTTCATCGAGCCCGACGTACACAACCGCTAA
- a CDS encoding MBL fold metallo-hydrolase, with protein sequence MSPLPSSTASVQIQQFYDKGLAHASYAIRCGRQVAIIDPARDPQQYYDFADEHEADIVAVIETHPHADFVSSHLEIAQETDAVIYCSKLVKASYPHRPFDDGDRITLGSVELHALNTPGHSPDSISILLIDDLAQTRAVFTGDTLFVGDVGRPDLRESELVGGHKREELAAQMYHSTRTKLMTLPATTRVYPAHGPGSLCGKTTSTDLDSTIGKELKTNYALQPMSEQEFVKVLLEDQPFVPKYFGHDVQLNKAGALPFEDSIRAVPRVQPDAALQNGVVIIDTRPQADFKRGHLPGAINLQDGGKFETWLGSVVGPNEPFYLIADSQIALDTVIRKTAKIGYESNIKGALLTPSVLPATSPVADVEHVREHPEDFTIVDIRNYTEAKQPVFADALVIPLPELRERAHEVPTDKPIMVHCAGGYRSAAGSSILEAALPGAQIYDLSDAISQMTPILH encoded by the coding sequence ATGAGTCCGCTTCCCAGTAGTACCGCGTCGGTACAGATTCAGCAATTCTACGACAAGGGCCTGGCCCACGCCAGCTACGCCATCCGCTGCGGCCGGCAGGTGGCCATCATCGACCCGGCCCGCGACCCGCAGCAGTACTACGATTTCGCCGACGAGCACGAGGCCGACATCGTAGCCGTTATCGAGACGCACCCGCACGCTGACTTTGTGTCGTCGCACCTGGAAATAGCACAGGAAACCGACGCTGTTATCTATTGCAGCAAGCTGGTGAAGGCCAGCTACCCCCACCGCCCGTTCGACGACGGCGACCGTATCACGCTGGGCAGCGTGGAGCTGCACGCCCTCAACACGCCCGGCCACTCCCCCGACAGCATCTCCATCCTGCTCATCGACGACCTGGCCCAGACCCGGGCCGTGTTCACCGGCGACACGCTGTTTGTGGGTGACGTCGGCCGCCCCGACCTGCGCGAGAGTGAGCTGGTTGGCGGCCACAAGCGCGAGGAGCTGGCCGCCCAGATGTACCACAGCACCCGCACCAAGCTGATGACTTTGCCCGCCACCACGCGGGTATACCCGGCCCACGGCCCCGGCAGCCTCTGCGGCAAAACCACCAGCACCGACCTGGACAGCACCATCGGCAAGGAGCTGAAAACCAACTACGCCCTGCAGCCCATGAGCGAGCAGGAATTCGTGAAAGTGCTGCTGGAAGACCAGCCCTTCGTGCCCAAGTATTTCGGCCACGACGTGCAGCTCAACAAAGCCGGCGCCCTGCCCTTCGAAGACAGCATCCGGGCCGTGCCGCGCGTGCAGCCCGACGCGGCCCTGCAAAACGGCGTGGTTATCATCGACACCCGCCCCCAGGCCGATTTCAAGCGGGGCCACCTGCCCGGCGCTATCAACCTGCAGGACGGCGGCAAGTTTGAAACCTGGCTGGGCTCGGTGGTGGGCCCCAACGAGCCGTTCTACCTCATTGCCGACTCCCAGATTGCCCTGGATACGGTGATTCGCAAAACGGCCAAAATCGGCTACGAAAGCAACATCAAAGGGGCCCTGCTGACGCCCTCGGTGCTGCCCGCCACCAGCCCCGTGGCCGACGTGGAGCACGTGCGCGAGCATCCCGAGGACTTTACCATCGTCGACATCCGCAACTATACCGAGGCCAAGCAGCCCGTCTTTGCCGACGCCCTGGTGATTCCCTTGCCCGAGCTGCGGGAGCGGGCCCACGAGGTGCCAACCGATAAGCCGATTATGGTGCACTGCGCGGGCGGCTACCGCTCGGCCGCGGGCAGCAGCATCCTGGAAGCGGCCCTGCCCGGCGCCCAGATTTATGATCTGAGCGACGCAATATCACAGATGACGCCGATTTTACACTGA
- a CDS encoding GxxExxY protein yields MTQSYKFQELTHTIIGCAMRVHSTLGSGFPEVIYQRSLAQELSKAGVAFQREVSLPIYYEQEIVGHRRVDFLAAEQVLVELKATSELTNIHFNQILNYLTAYRLEIGLLINFGEPSLRFRRFIKTKRQP; encoded by the coding sequence ATGACCCAATCTTATAAATTTCAAGAACTTACTCATACAATTATTGGCTGCGCCATGCGGGTACATAGCACGTTGGGCAGTGGGTTTCCGGAAGTCATTTATCAGCGCAGCTTGGCTCAAGAATTATCGAAAGCCGGCGTTGCTTTTCAACGCGAAGTTAGTCTTCCCATTTACTACGAGCAGGAAATAGTAGGCCACCGGCGGGTTGATTTTCTGGCGGCAGAACAAGTATTGGTTGAGTTAAAAGCAACATCCGAGCTTACGAATATTCATTTCAACCAAATTCTCAACTACTTAACTGCTTACCGGCTTGAAATAGGTTTACTGATTAATTTTGGTGAACCAAGCCTCCGATTTCGGCGGTTTATCAAGACAAAAAGGCAGCCTTAG
- the sbcD gene encoding exonuclease subunit SbcD, whose product MIVLHTADWHLGQRFISGHERTDEHRYFLEWLVAVVRAQRVEVLIIAGDVFDTGSPSNQALELYYSFLLNMRGTGCRDIVVVGGNHDSPATLNAPARLLRHLRVHVVGCVPECFDDQVLVLDDADGKPGLVVCAVPFLRDRDVRLSVPGESAEEREARIKQGIADHYARVAEIERVWQLKDLGLPVLATGHLYAAGAAPSDSERTIHVGNLGQVTADHFPTIFDYVALGHLHRPQRVGGREHIRYSGSPIPLSFSEVDHPKEILLLDFAAGKLHGIEALPVPGTRRLARFHGALDEVLASLTSYDNAGFLLPAWVDVEVRSELTQLEVAEQLLKTIEQLDRQHIEVLARRHFRLVTLRALGEEATDEPLTPSLDDFTEREVFERRLADEPEASRPELLGAFDELLEWMRDERS is encoded by the coding sequence GTGATAGTACTACACACCGCCGACTGGCACCTGGGCCAGCGTTTTATCAGCGGCCACGAACGGACCGATGAGCACCGCTACTTCCTGGAGTGGCTGGTGGCGGTAGTGCGCGCGCAGCGGGTGGAAGTGCTGATCATTGCCGGCGACGTTTTTGATACCGGCTCGCCGTCCAATCAGGCCCTGGAGCTGTATTACTCCTTTCTGCTGAACATGCGCGGCACCGGCTGCCGCGACATTGTGGTGGTGGGCGGCAACCATGACTCCCCGGCCACGCTCAACGCCCCGGCCCGGCTGCTGCGCCACCTGCGCGTGCACGTGGTAGGCTGCGTGCCCGAGTGTTTCGACGACCAGGTGCTGGTGCTCGACGATGCTGACGGCAAACCCGGCCTGGTGGTGTGCGCCGTGCCGTTTCTGCGCGACCGGGACGTGCGCCTCTCGGTGCCGGGCGAGTCGGCGGAGGAGCGCGAGGCCCGCATCAAGCAGGGCATTGCCGACCACTACGCCCGGGTTGCGGAAATCGAGCGGGTGTGGCAGCTCAAGGATCTGGGGCTGCCGGTGCTGGCTACCGGCCACCTCTACGCCGCCGGGGCCGCCCCTTCCGACTCGGAGCGCACCATTCACGTGGGCAACCTGGGCCAGGTCACGGCCGACCATTTCCCCACCATTTTCGACTACGTGGCCCTGGGGCATTTGCACCGGCCGCAGCGCGTGGGCGGGCGGGAGCATATCCGCTACAGCGGCTCGCCCATTCCGCTGTCGTTTTCCGAAGTCGACCATCCCAAGGAAATCCTGCTGCTCGACTTTGCCGCCGGCAAGCTCCACGGCATTGAGGCGCTGCCCGTGCCCGGCACGCGCCGGCTGGCCCGCTTTCATGGGGCGCTGGACGAAGTGCTGGCCAGCCTGACGAGCTACGACAACGCGGGCTTTCTGCTGCCCGCCTGGGTGGATGTGGAGGTGCGCTCGGAGCTGACCCAGCTGGAAGTAGCCGAGCAGCTGCTCAAAACCATCGAGCAGCTCGACCGCCAGCACATTGAGGTGCTGGCCCGCCGCCACTTCCGGCTCGTGACGCTGCGGGCCCTGGGCGAAGAGGCCACCGACGAGCCGCTTACCCCCAGCCTCGACGATTTCACGGAGCGGGAAGTGTTTGAGCGCCGCCTGGCGGACGAGCCCGAAGCCAGCCGCCCGGAGCTGCTGGGCGCCTTCGACGAGCTGCTGGAGTGGATGCGCGACGAGCGTTCCTGA
- a CDS encoding AAA family ATPase, with protein MKILRVRFYNLNSLRGQHEVDFAASPLSDAGLFAITGPTGAGKTTILDAITLALYGQVPRHDGSGPEQVMSHGTGESWAEVEFQVNDKHYRSKWGQYRARKQPGGNLQPPKMELSERQIAADGQETWPFLETYKMKVPVRVAELSGLEYRQFLRSVLLAQGEFTRFLKSSPGERAQLLEKITDTRKYSDISKAAFEKAKQEAQQVDVLRAGLAGVTLLSAEEVAFLEAEAADYQRQITTATAEQQRLSEAQTWLLRLQELTARQQHGQQRLLSLAQEAEALSPVRRRVSQHEQALPFRTPWALLQQADRQLHALHQEADMLRQRLPGLQQQRAGAKVAQAAAHQAYETAAVARETREPQLRAAEQLDQAIAQHTQQLEEKRHAYEQQNSECKRLTEELRTTEDRTRQAREVLATTTKWLQQNAHRAEMVDVFAAFTGLVQDWDRLHTEKGEADRRVALLAQRLTTLQQEEQQAADAAHTARQQQASWQQQLQLAAAARDERLRQLHHHVQNLRRELAEKETHRETQRQLVQAQQLILSHEEARQQLRPHEPCPLCGALEHPYAVGVLGFTNEGLAREQAKAEFLTQEAHALNARVNHLNTFLNLLENAGGNLLQSAPEAPLHLLTPALEEAIPAESRSLVRQLKELEQQQAAGEKQLAQAVAEQQAAVKAQVTVRHDLREAQLQLKDVHEQLPTVESQLKSLLSNFELTFTGENGAAMQAQLRQLETEYKTRQAEFNKASEQVEVGLALVAKLTQNEQAVRAWLKENKQDVIDRYQAIERQKAERQALLQDSEVAAVRRQLEQATRAADQLRQQADQHFLASETALQVATESLRKSEQEAARQRREHEQQHAALIADLQTAGLAPDPAALASLLLPDTEVRRLADQLQAHEQAVAITQQNLAEAAQQFQQEQTRNLTTEPAETVGFQLRATNELLAQLNQQLGQRQQRLLDHHQGLERHATLAQQLEKQQQQARRWRQLADLIGSADGKKFSEFAQGLTLARLVELANRHLHRLTDRYRITRNPDEHLELLIVDEYQAGNSRTMNSLSGGESFLVSLALALGLSELAGRKTQIDTLFIDEGFGTLDPDTLEVALSALETLQGTGKTIGIISHVEALKERVTTQINVRKGAGGVSSLRVVGFGTEVE; from the coding sequence ATGAAGATTCTCCGCGTCCGTTTTTACAACCTGAACTCCCTGCGCGGGCAGCACGAAGTCGACTTTGCGGCCTCTCCCCTGTCCGATGCGGGCTTGTTTGCCATTACCGGCCCCACCGGCGCGGGCAAAACCACCATTCTGGACGCCATTACGCTGGCCCTCTACGGCCAGGTGCCCCGCCACGACGGTAGCGGCCCCGAGCAGGTGATGAGCCACGGCACCGGGGAAAGCTGGGCCGAAGTCGAGTTTCAGGTCAACGACAAGCACTACCGCTCGAAGTGGGGCCAGTACCGGGCACGCAAGCAGCCGGGCGGCAATCTGCAACCCCCCAAAATGGAGCTGAGCGAGCGGCAGATAGCCGCCGACGGCCAGGAAACGTGGCCGTTTCTGGAAACCTACAAGATGAAGGTGCCGGTGCGCGTAGCCGAGCTCAGCGGCCTGGAATACCGGCAGTTTCTGCGCTCGGTGCTGCTGGCCCAGGGCGAGTTTACCCGGTTTTTGAAGTCGAGCCCCGGGGAGCGGGCCCAGCTGCTGGAGAAGATTACCGACACGCGCAAGTATTCCGACATCTCGAAAGCGGCCTTCGAGAAAGCCAAGCAGGAAGCCCAGCAGGTCGACGTACTGCGGGCCGGCCTGGCGGGCGTCACGCTGCTCAGCGCTGAGGAAGTAGCGTTTCTGGAAGCCGAAGCAGCCGACTACCAGCGCCAGATTACGACGGCCACGGCCGAGCAGCAGCGCCTGAGTGAGGCCCAAACCTGGCTGCTGCGCCTGCAGGAGCTCACCGCCCGGCAGCAGCACGGCCAGCAGCGGCTCTTGTCATTGGCCCAGGAAGCGGAGGCATTATCGCCGGTTCGGCGGCGCGTGAGTCAGCACGAGCAGGCCCTGCCCTTCCGCACGCCCTGGGCTTTGTTGCAGCAGGCCGACCGGCAACTGCACGCCTTACATCAGGAAGCCGATATGTTGCGCCAGCGGCTGCCGGGGCTCCAGCAGCAGCGGGCCGGCGCGAAGGTGGCCCAAGCTGCCGCCCACCAGGCATACGAAACGGCCGCCGTGGCCCGGGAAACCCGGGAGCCTCAGCTTCGGGCCGCCGAGCAACTCGACCAAGCCATTGCCCAGCACACCCAGCAGCTCGAGGAGAAGCGCCACGCTTACGAGCAGCAAAACAGTGAGTGTAAGCGCCTGACCGAGGAGTTGCGCACCACGGAAGACCGCACCCGGCAGGCTCGCGAAGTGCTTGCCACTACCACTAAATGGTTGCAGCAAAACGCGCACCGGGCCGAGATGGTAGACGTATTCGCCGCTTTCACGGGTTTGGTGCAGGACTGGGACCGGCTGCATACGGAAAAGGGTGAAGCGGATAGACGGGTGGCGCTGCTAGCCCAGCGCCTGACCACGCTGCAGCAGGAAGAGCAGCAGGCCGCCGATGCGGCCCACACCGCTCGCCAGCAGCAAGCCTCCTGGCAACAGCAGCTGCAGCTGGCCGCCGCCGCCCGCGACGAGCGACTGCGCCAGCTCCACCATCATGTCCAGAACTTACGCCGGGAGCTGGCCGAGAAGGAAACCCACCGCGAAACTCAGCGCCAGCTGGTACAGGCCCAACAGCTGATTCTGAGCCACGAAGAGGCCCGCCAACAGTTGCGCCCCCACGAGCCCTGCCCACTCTGCGGGGCCTTGGAACATCCGTATGCGGTTGGGGTACTAGGCTTTACAAACGAAGGCCTGGCCCGGGAACAAGCCAAAGCTGAGTTTCTTACGCAAGAGGCCCATGCCCTGAATGCCCGCGTGAATCATCTCAACACCTTCCTCAACCTGCTCGAAAATGCCGGTGGCAATCTGCTCCAATCAGCGCCCGAGGCTCCGCTTCACCTGCTGACCCCGGCGCTGGAAGAAGCCATTCCAGCGGAAAGCCGCAGCCTGGTGCGCCAGCTGAAGGAGCTGGAGCAGCAGCAGGCCGCCGGCGAAAAGCAGCTGGCCCAGGCCGTGGCTGAGCAGCAGGCAGCGGTGAAGGCCCAGGTCACCGTACGTCACGATTTGCGGGAGGCCCAGCTGCAGCTCAAAGATGTACACGAGCAGCTGCCAACTGTAGAAAGCCAGCTAAAAAGCCTGTTGAGCAACTTTGAGCTGACTTTTACAGGGGAAAACGGCGCTGCTATGCAAGCCCAGCTGCGCCAACTGGAAACTGAGTATAAAACGCGGCAGGCGGAATTCAACAAAGCCAGCGAACAGGTCGAAGTGGGCCTGGCGCTGGTGGCAAAGCTGACTCAGAACGAGCAAGCAGTGCGGGCCTGGCTTAAAGAAAACAAGCAGGACGTCATCGACCGTTACCAAGCCATTGAGCGGCAGAAAGCCGAGCGGCAGGCTTTGCTGCAGGATTCTGAGGTGGCCGCGGTGCGGCGGCAGCTGGAGCAGGCCACGCGCGCGGCCGACCAGCTTCGCCAGCAGGCCGATCAGCATTTTCTGGCCTCCGAAACGGCGTTGCAGGTAGCCACCGAGAGCCTGCGCAAGAGCGAGCAGGAAGCCGCCCGCCAGCGCCGGGAGCACGAGCAGCAGCACGCGGCCCTGATTGCCGACCTGCAAACCGCCGGCCTGGCTCCCGACCCCGCCGCCCTGGCCAGCCTGCTGCTGCCCGATACGGAAGTGCGCCGCCTCGCCGACCAGCTCCAGGCCCACGAGCAGGCCGTGGCCATTACCCAGCAGAACCTGGCCGAAGCCGCCCAGCAGTTTCAGCAGGAGCAAACCCGCAACCTGACCACCGAGCCGGCCGAAACGGTGGGCTTTCAGCTGCGCGCTACCAACGAGCTGCTGGCCCAGCTCAACCAGCAGCTCGGGCAGCGGCAGCAGCGCCTGCTCGACCACCACCAGGGCCTGGAGCGCCACGCCACCCTGGCCCAGCAGCTGGAAAAGCAGCAGCAGCAGGCCCGGCGCTGGCGGCAGTTGGCCGACCTTATCGGCTCGGCCGACGGCAAGAAGTTCAGCGAGTTTGCCCAGGGCCTTACTCTGGCCCGGCTCGTGGAGCTGGCCAACCGTCACCTGCACCGCCTCACCGACCGGTACCGCATCACGCGCAACCCCGATGAGCACCTGGAGCTGCTGATTGTGGACGAGTACCAGGCCGGCAACAGCCGCACGATGAACTCCCTGTCGGGCGGGGAAAGCTTCCTGGTGAGCCTGGCCCTAGCCCTGGGCCTGTCGGAGCTGGCGGGCCGCAAAACCCAGATTGACACGCTCTTTATCGACGAGGGCTTCGGCACGCTCGACCCCGACACGCTCGAAGTGGCGCTGTCGGCGCTGGAAACGCTGCAGGGCACGGGCAAAACCATCGGCATTATCTCCCACGTCGAGGCCCTAAAGGAGCGCGTCACGACCCAGATCAACGTGCGCAAGGGCGCCGGTGGCGTCAGTTCGTTGCGCGTCGTGGGGTTTGGCACCGAGGTGGAGTAG